In Solea senegalensis isolate Sse05_10M linkage group LG18, IFAPA_SoseM_1, whole genome shotgun sequence, a single window of DNA contains:
- the tlcd3bb gene encoding ceramide synthase, which yields MLTILAAGSVFFPGLFLLSKQCLKSIPALRWSEGDAVIVSARLVSSVQAVMASSAGYIIASSCEDIIEDQHWLTSTYIMFAVPYFVYDIYAMFMCYWYKLRVKGHEEASAAPQHMSSALTSYLRREFLMVLHHVVMVTVCFPVSVFWRQGRGDYFQGIMFMAELSTPSVCLGKILIQYKQQHTLLHKVNGALMLITFFICRVLLFPYLYYVYGRYASIPFHMVPFSVPWHCNLGASLLMAPQLYWFSLICRGALRLFLGSSRSQRPRPTTASPKERQTDGSALPQPANGYSTRSTEPDLATH from the exons ATGCTGACCATCCTAGCTGCTGGGTCTGTCTTCTTTCCCGGTCTGTTCTTACTGTCCAAGCAATGCCTCAAGTCCATCCCAGCACTGAGATGGAGCGAAGGAGATGCAGTCATCGTTTCTGCCAG GTTGGTGTCGTCAGTTCAGGCAGTCATGGCTTCCTCAGCTGGCTACATCATTGCTTCCTCCTGCGAGGACATCATTGAGGACCA acactggcTGACCAGCACGTACATCATGTTTGCTGTCCCCTACTTTGTCTACGACATTTATGCCATGTTCATGTGCTACTGGTACAAGCTGCGGGTCAAAGGGCACGAGGAGGCCTCGGCAGCGCCGCAGCATATGAGCTCTGCGCTGACCAGCTACTTGCGGCGCGAGTTCCTCATGGTGCTGCACCATGTTGTCATGGTCACCGTCTGCTTCCCAGTCTCTGTG TTCTGGAGACAAGGACGGGGGGATTATTTCCAGGGTATAATGTTCATGGCTGAACTCAGCACTCCGTCTGTCTGCTTAGGAAAAATACTTATCCAG TACAAACAGCAACACACTCTCCTGCACAAAGTGAACGGAGCTCTAATGCTGATCACTTTTTTCATCTGTCGAGTCCTCCTCTTCCCTTACCTCTACTACGTCTATGGAAG GTACGCCTCTATCCCATTCCACATGGTTCCCTTCTCTGTGCCATGGCACTGTAACCTGGGTGCCTCCCTGCTTATGGCCCCGCAGCTCTATTGGTTCTCCCTCATTTGCAGGGGAGCTCTGCGACTATTCTTGGGCTCCTCCCGCTCCCAGAGACCACGCCCAACGACGGCCTCGCCAAAGGAGCGCCAGACGGACGGGAGCGCTCTGCCGCAGCCCGCCAACGGCTACAGCACCCGCTCCACAGAGCCCGACCTGGCCACTCACTGA
- the mazb gene encoding myc-associated zinc finger protein isoform X3, producing MDAAWSNFLFQHTPTQNQVEGSLQSELMSVHTSSPQTPPTEHIAQPPSTVDTAALNEEPLPVKPVSRPARVPHICAICNKQFKNNYNLRRHQSVHTGVRMKDRAREQVEGAKEGAAGQVAVAVAVSAPSAMVVGAGGRMERPTVPLSLLHLSTPPTLAPPGVLRPTNPNPNPVKKNHACETCGKAFRDVYHLNRHRLSHSDEKPFSCPICQQRFKRKDRMSHHVRSHQGGVEKPYVCPHCGKAFSRPDHLNSHVRQVHSSERPFKCPTCESSFATKDRLRAHMIRHEEKVPCHICGKLLSAAYITDHMRVHNQSQHHACHLCNRSFTTLTYLRVHAQKHHGQEWKDSPGGFGGSGSGGVLVCHLCGVHCKTPTQLQGHMGTHGNSQGAPSPVTSNVAASSSVSLSNMVTAPTVYVTGNTVVDLLVTDCSSIAAPQSQS from the exons ATGGATGCTGCTTGGAGCAATTTCCTCTTCCAG CATACTCCCACCCAAAATCAAGTGGAGGGGAGCCTCCAATCAGAGCTCATGTCAGTGCATACGAGTTCTCCCCAAACTCCACCCACAGAGCACATAGCTCAGCCTCCCTCAACAGTGGACACTGCTGCTCTCAATGAGGAGCCCCTGCCCG TGAAGCCAGTGTCTCGGCCGGCCCGTGTGCCCCACATCTGTGCCATCTGCAACAAGCAGTTCAAGAACAACTACAACCTGCGGCGGCACCAGTCGGTCCACACCGGGGTACGCATGAAGGACAGGGCCAGAGAGCAGGTGGAGGGGGCGAAGGAGGGAGCAGCGGGCCAGGTGGCGGTGGCGGTGGCGGTGTCGGCCCCGTCGGCGATGGTGGTGGGGGCTGGAGGGAGGATGGAGAGGCCCACTGTTCCCCTCTCACTGCTCCACCTCTCCACGCCTCCCACTCTCGCCCCTCCCGGCGTGTTG CGTCCCACAAATCCGAACCCCAACCCAGTGAAGAAGAACCACGCCTGTGAGACATGTGGGAAGGCCTTCCGCGACGTCTACCACCTCAACCGCCACCGCCTGTCACACTCGGACGAGAAGCCGTTCTCCTGTCCCATTTGCCAGCAGCGCTTCAAGAGGAAGGACCGCATGAGCCACCATGTGCGCTCTCACCAAGGTGGTGTGGAAAAACCCTACGTCTGCCCCCACTGTGGCAAGGCTTTCTCCAG GCCTGACCATCTGAACAGTCACGTGAGACAGGTGCACTCCTCAGAGCGACCTTTCAAATGCCCA ACCTGTGAGTCCAGCTTTGCCACGAAGGATCGTCTGCGTGCGCACATGATTCGCCACGAGGAGAAGGTCCCCTGCCACATCTGTGGAAAACTGCTGTCTGCTGCTTACATCACAGATCACATGAGGGTTCACAACCAGTCGCAGCACCACGCCTGCCACCTCTGTAACCGTA GCTTCACCACGCTGACGTACCTCCGTGTCCATGCCCAGAAGCACCACGGCCAGGAGTGGAAGGACAGTCCCGGGGGCTTCGGAGGCTCGGGCTCTGGCGGCGTGCTCGTCTGTCACTTGTGTGGCGTCCACTGCAAGACGCCCACGCAGCTCCAGGGGCACATGGGCACCCATGGCAACAGCCAAGGTGCCCCGAGCCCCGTCACTTCTAATGTGGCTGCCAGCAGCTCCGTCTCCCTTAGCAACATGGTGACAGCACCCACTGTGTATGTCACTGGCAACACGGTGGTGGACCTGCTGGTCACAGACTGCTCTAGCATCGCAGCGCCACAGTCCCAGAGTTAG
- the mazb gene encoding myc-associated zinc finger protein isoform X1 has product MDAAWSNFLFQHTPTQNQVEGSLQSELMSVHTSSPQTPPTEHIAQPPSTVDTAALNEEPLPVKPVSRPARVPHICAICNKQFKNNYNLRRHQSVHTGVRMKDRAREQVEGAKEGAAGQVAVAVAVSAPSAMVVGAGGRMERPTVPLSLLHLSTPPTLAPPGVLVGAQQPPLGSQDGDGVAMPNVMASVNPHAPPPAAVVMATGATVQRPTNPNPNPVKKNHACETCGKAFRDVYHLNRHRLSHSDEKPFSCPICQQRFKRKDRMSHHVRSHQGGVEKPYVCPHCGKAFSRPDHLNSHVRQVHSSERPFKCPTCESSFATKDRLRAHMIRHEEKVPCHICGKLLSAAYITDHMRVHNQSQHHACHLCNRSFTTLTYLRVHAQKHHGQEWKDSPGGFGGSGSGGVLVCHLCGVHCKTPTQLQGHMGTHGNSQGAPSPVTSNVAASSSVSLSNMVTAPTVYVTGNTVVDLLVTDCSSIAAPQSQS; this is encoded by the exons ATGGATGCTGCTTGGAGCAATTTCCTCTTCCAG CATACTCCCACCCAAAATCAAGTGGAGGGGAGCCTCCAATCAGAGCTCATGTCAGTGCATACGAGTTCTCCCCAAACTCCACCCACAGAGCACATAGCTCAGCCTCCCTCAACAGTGGACACTGCTGCTCTCAATGAGGAGCCCCTGCCCG TGAAGCCAGTGTCTCGGCCGGCCCGTGTGCCCCACATCTGTGCCATCTGCAACAAGCAGTTCAAGAACAACTACAACCTGCGGCGGCACCAGTCGGTCCACACCGGGGTACGCATGAAGGACAGGGCCAGAGAGCAGGTGGAGGGGGCGAAGGAGGGAGCAGCGGGCCAGGTGGCGGTGGCGGTGGCGGTGTCGGCCCCGTCGGCGATGGTGGTGGGGGCTGGAGGGAGGATGGAGAGGCCCACTGTTCCCCTCTCACTGCTCCACCTCTCCACGCCTCCCACTCTCGCCCCTCCCGGCGTGTTGGTGGGTGCACAGCAGCCTCCCCTGGGTAGTCAGGATGGTGATGGGGTTGCCATGCCAAACGTAATGGCTAGTGTTAACCCCCATGCTccgcctcctgctgctgtcgtcATGGCCACAGGGGCGACAGTACAG CGTCCCACAAATCCGAACCCCAACCCAGTGAAGAAGAACCACGCCTGTGAGACATGTGGGAAGGCCTTCCGCGACGTCTACCACCTCAACCGCCACCGCCTGTCACACTCGGACGAGAAGCCGTTCTCCTGTCCCATTTGCCAGCAGCGCTTCAAGAGGAAGGACCGCATGAGCCACCATGTGCGCTCTCACCAAGGTGGTGTGGAAAAACCCTACGTCTGCCCCCACTGTGGCAAGGCTTTCTCCAG GCCTGACCATCTGAACAGTCACGTGAGACAGGTGCACTCCTCAGAGCGACCTTTCAAATGCCCA ACCTGTGAGTCCAGCTTTGCCACGAAGGATCGTCTGCGTGCGCACATGATTCGCCACGAGGAGAAGGTCCCCTGCCACATCTGTGGAAAACTGCTGTCTGCTGCTTACATCACAGATCACATGAGGGTTCACAACCAGTCGCAGCACCACGCCTGCCACCTCTGTAACCGTA GCTTCACCACGCTGACGTACCTCCGTGTCCATGCCCAGAAGCACCACGGCCAGGAGTGGAAGGACAGTCCCGGGGGCTTCGGAGGCTCGGGCTCTGGCGGCGTGCTCGTCTGTCACTTGTGTGGCGTCCACTGCAAGACGCCCACGCAGCTCCAGGGGCACATGGGCACCCATGGCAACAGCCAAGGTGCCCCGAGCCCCGTCACTTCTAATGTGGCTGCCAGCAGCTCCGTCTCCCTTAGCAACATGGTGACAGCACCCACTGTGTATGTCACTGGCAACACGGTGGTGGACCTGCTGGTCACAGACTGCTCTAGCATCGCAGCGCCACAGTCCCAGAGTTAG
- the mazb gene encoding myc-associated zinc finger protein isoform X2, translated as MDAAWSNFLFQHTPTQNQVEGSLQSELMSVHTSSPQTPPTEHIAQPPSTVDTAALNEEPLPVKPVSRPARVPHICAICNKQFKNNYNLRRHQSVHTGVRMKDRAREQVEGAKEGAAGQVAVAVAVSAPSAMVVGAGGRMERPTVPLSLLHLSTPPTLAPPGVLVGAQQPPLGSQDGDGVAMPNVMASVNPHAPPPAAVVMATGATVQRPTNPNPNPVKKNHACETCGKAFRDVYHLNRHRLSHSDEKPFSCPICQQRFKRKDRMSHHVRSHQGGVEKPYVCPHCGKAFSRPDHLNSHVRQTCESSFATKDRLRAHMIRHEEKVPCHICGKLLSAAYITDHMRVHNQSQHHACHLCNRSFTTLTYLRVHAQKHHGQEWKDSPGGFGGSGSGGVLVCHLCGVHCKTPTQLQGHMGTHGNSQGAPSPVTSNVAASSSVSLSNMVTAPTVYVTGNTVVDLLVTDCSSIAAPQSQS; from the exons ATGGATGCTGCTTGGAGCAATTTCCTCTTCCAG CATACTCCCACCCAAAATCAAGTGGAGGGGAGCCTCCAATCAGAGCTCATGTCAGTGCATACGAGTTCTCCCCAAACTCCACCCACAGAGCACATAGCTCAGCCTCCCTCAACAGTGGACACTGCTGCTCTCAATGAGGAGCCCCTGCCCG TGAAGCCAGTGTCTCGGCCGGCCCGTGTGCCCCACATCTGTGCCATCTGCAACAAGCAGTTCAAGAACAACTACAACCTGCGGCGGCACCAGTCGGTCCACACCGGGGTACGCATGAAGGACAGGGCCAGAGAGCAGGTGGAGGGGGCGAAGGAGGGAGCAGCGGGCCAGGTGGCGGTGGCGGTGGCGGTGTCGGCCCCGTCGGCGATGGTGGTGGGGGCTGGAGGGAGGATGGAGAGGCCCACTGTTCCCCTCTCACTGCTCCACCTCTCCACGCCTCCCACTCTCGCCCCTCCCGGCGTGTTGGTGGGTGCACAGCAGCCTCCCCTGGGTAGTCAGGATGGTGATGGGGTTGCCATGCCAAACGTAATGGCTAGTGTTAACCCCCATGCTccgcctcctgctgctgtcgtcATGGCCACAGGGGCGACAGTACAG CGTCCCACAAATCCGAACCCCAACCCAGTGAAGAAGAACCACGCCTGTGAGACATGTGGGAAGGCCTTCCGCGACGTCTACCACCTCAACCGCCACCGCCTGTCACACTCGGACGAGAAGCCGTTCTCCTGTCCCATTTGCCAGCAGCGCTTCAAGAGGAAGGACCGCATGAGCCACCATGTGCGCTCTCACCAAGGTGGTGTGGAAAAACCCTACGTCTGCCCCCACTGTGGCAAGGCTTTCTCCAG GCCTGACCATCTGAACAGTCACGTGAGACAG ACCTGTGAGTCCAGCTTTGCCACGAAGGATCGTCTGCGTGCGCACATGATTCGCCACGAGGAGAAGGTCCCCTGCCACATCTGTGGAAAACTGCTGTCTGCTGCTTACATCACAGATCACATGAGGGTTCACAACCAGTCGCAGCACCACGCCTGCCACCTCTGTAACCGTA GCTTCACCACGCTGACGTACCTCCGTGTCCATGCCCAGAAGCACCACGGCCAGGAGTGGAAGGACAGTCCCGGGGGCTTCGGAGGCTCGGGCTCTGGCGGCGTGCTCGTCTGTCACTTGTGTGGCGTCCACTGCAAGACGCCCACGCAGCTCCAGGGGCACATGGGCACCCATGGCAACAGCCAAGGTGCCCCGAGCCCCGTCACTTCTAATGTGGCTGCCAGCAGCTCCGTCTCCCTTAGCAACATGGTGACAGCACCCACTGTGTATGTCACTGGCAACACGGTGGTGGACCTGCTGGTCACAGACTGCTCTAGCATCGCAGCGCCACAGTCCCAGAGTTAG